The genomic segment GAAAAACGGGGCAGGGGTAAGGGTAAGGGCCAGCGCCTCCCCCGCTCGCTCCCGCGAAGGCGGGAGCCCAGGGGGCGCTGACCGACGCTCGGCGGTCTCGGGAGCGGTCCGGGTCTCTCTTCCCTCGTCATGCCCGGGCGTGTTCCGGGCATCCATGCGGCCTCGCCGTGTGTCGCGGGCGCCCGATGGAGTGCCGGGACGAGCCTGGCAATGACGAAGGGGAACGGATCGGGGGCCCGACACTTTGCGCCGGGGCGGGGAGCGGTCGGGCCGCTCCCCTCCCCTCTCACCCGACGCTCTGGATCCCCGCCTTCGCGGGGATGACCGGGAGAGAAACGGGGCAGGGGTAAGGGTAAGGGGCCGCGCCTCCCCCGCTCGCTCCCGCGAAGGCGGGAGCCCAGGGGGCGCTGACCGACGCTCGGCGGTCTCGGGAGCGGTCCAGGCCTCTCTTCCCGCGTCATGCCCGGTCTCGCCCCGGGCATCCATGCGGCCTCGCCATGTGTCGCGGGCGCCCGATGGAGTGCCGGGACGAGCCTGGCACTGACGAAGGGGAACGGATCGGGGTCCCGACACTTTGCGCCGGGGCGGGGAGCGGTCGGCCGCTCCCCTCTCACCCGACGCTCTGGATCCCCGCCTTCGCGGGGATGACCGGGAGAGAAACGGGGTAAGGGTAAGGGGAAGGGGAAGGGCCTGCGCCTCCCCCGCTCGCTCCCGCGAAGGCGGGAGCCCAGGGGGCGCTGACCGACGCTCGGCAGTTTCGGGAGCGGTCCGGTCTCCCGACACCTTGCGCCGGGGCGGTTTACTGCTGCGGGGGCGGTGTCGGGCTGTCGGGGCGGCACATGGTGTCGGCCAGCCGCTCGATCAGCGAGATCACGCTGGCGCGCTCGGCCGCGCTGAACGGGTTCATGGCCAGCATCTCCGTGACCATGAGGCCCTCCGTCGCCAGCCACAGGAGGCGGGCGAGATCGGGGTCGCGGGCCTGGCGGAGGATGGCGTTCTCGCAATCGTGCGCCTCGCGCACCGGGTCGAGGAGTTGCGGGCTCTCCGCGCTGGCCGCCAGCATGGACTGGGCCATCTGGCAGTCGTCGCCGATATCCTTCTCCAGCTTGGTCGCGATCAGGGCGCGGAACTGGGCGTCCGGCGTGCAGGGCAGGCGTGCGCACAGCTCGTTCCGCCGGGCGTGGTGCTCCTCGATGAACCGCCGGAGCATGGCCTGGAGCAGGGCCTCCTTGGTGGGGAAGTGATAAAGCAGCCCGCCCTTGCTGATGCCGGCCCTGTCGGCGACGGCCTCGAGCGTCAGATGATTGGCGCCGACCTCGAACACCACCGTCTCGGCGGCATCGAGAATCTGGAGCCTCGAACTCGGGCGTCCCCTGGGCTTCCTCTGCTTTGTGTCCATTTTATATTGTATACCGTCCAGACGGTGCATTTAATCCCTTGATTTACAGTCTGGATGGTACATATATTGCCGCGGCGGCGGCGGGTCAATGCCGGTCTGGGGGGCTTTCCCCTGCCAGGCCATATTGCAGTGCACACATTCGATACCGGACATTCGGTCTCATGATCAAGCGATTCATCATTGTCTTCATCCTGCTCGTTCTGGTTTGCGGGGGGCTCATCGGCTTCAATATCGTGCGCGACCAGAAGATCGCGGAGTTCTTCGCCAACATGCCGCCGCAGGCGGTTGCGGTCTCGGCCACGGAGGTGGAGACCGGCGAATGGCGGCCGGGCATCGAGGCGGTCGGCACGGTCAAGGCCGTGCGCGGCGTGGATCTCGGCGCGGAAACCAGCGGCGTCGTCCGTTCGGTGAACTTCTCCTCCAACGACCGGGTGTCGGCCGGCGAGGTTCTCGTCCAGCTCGACGACGAGGTAGAGAAGGCGCAGATCCCCGGTGCCGAGGCGGCGCTGAAGAACGCGCAGAGCCACCTCAAGCGGATCCGCAACCTCCGGGACAAGGCGGTGGCGACGGAGTCGGACCTCGATTCGGCGGTGAATTCCGTCGCGGCCGCGCGCTCCGAGCTGGAGCGCCTGCGCGCCGTGGTCGCCCAGAAGGCTATCAAGGCGCCGTTCGACGGCGTGGCGGGCATTCCGCGCATCGATGTCGGCCAGTATGTCCAGCCCGGCACCGTGATCGCCACCTTCCAGGATCTCGACCGGCTGCGCGTCGACTTCACCGTGCCGGAGCGCGATGCGGGCCTGCTGTCCATGGGCCAGAGCGTGCGTTTCGGCGCCGAGGAGGGCGAGCTCGCCTATGACGGCCGCATCACCGGCATCGATCCCAAGGTGGATCCGAGCACGCGGCTCGTCTCCGTGCGCGCCGAGCTCGACACGCCGGAGAACGGGCTTCTGCCCGGACAGTTCGTCTTCGTGCGCGTCCAGCTCGACACCGAGCCGGATATCATCGCGCTCCCGCAGAGCACGGTGATCACCAGCCTCTATGGCGACTATGTCTATGTGCTGGTCCCGGCCGGGCCCGAGGGCCAGTCGGCCGCCGCGGACGAGGGCGCGAGCGAGGGCGGCGGGCTCGTCGGCACCGCTGAGGCCAGCGAGCAGGGCGCGTCCGGCCAGCCGGAGACCTACAAGGCCGACCAGGTCTTCGTGAAGGTCGGCCGGCGCAATCAGGGCACCATCGAGGTCCTGTCGGGGCTCAAGCCCGGTCAGACGGTCGTCACCTCCGGCCAGAACAAGCTGCAGAACGGATCGCTCGCGACCGTCAACAACGAGATCGACCCGAAGATGACGGGCGTCGCCGGGAGCGCGCAATGAGCTTCACCGAGCTTTTCATCCGGCGGCCGGTGCTCGCCACCGTCGTCTCGCTCATGATCCTGCTGCTCGGCGCACAGGGGCTGATGAAGCTCTCCGTGCGCGAGTATCCGGAGGTCAAGGACACCGTCATCACGGTGACGACGACCTATGCCGGCGCGGGCTCGGAGCTCATGCAGGGCTTCATCACCACGCCCATCGCCAAGGCGGTGTCGAGCGCGGAGGGCGTCGACTATGTGACGTCGAAGAGCATGCCCTCGACCTCCACCGTGTCGGTGCATATGCGCCTCAACACCGACCCCGACAGCGCGCTCACCGAGGTGATCTCCAAGGTGCAGGAGGTGCGCGGCGAGCTGCCGGAGGAGGCCGACGACCCGATCATCCAGAAGGGCACGGGCCAGCAGTTCGCGCTCATGTATCTGGCCTTCTCCAGCCCGGAGATGACGCCGCAGCAGATCACCGAGTACCTCACCCGCGTGATCCAGCCGCGCATGGCGACCATCGAGGGCGTGGGCGAGGCGCAGATCCTGGGCGGGCAGACCTTCGCCATGCGCATCTGGCTCGATCCCGTCCTGCTCGCCTCGCGCGGGGTGACCGCGGCGGACGTGGTGGAGGCCGTGCGCGGCGCGAACTTCCTGTCGGCGCCCGGCAAGACGCAGAGCGATCTCGTCGCCTATGCGGTGGAGACGGAGACCACGCTGCAGACGCCGGAGGCCTTCGGCGCCCTGCCGCTCAGGAACAATGGCGACGAGATCGTGCGGCTGCGCGACGTCGCCCGCGTCGAGCTCGGTGCGGAGAGCACCGACGTGAAGGTGTCGTTCAACGGGCTGAAGGGCGTGTTCATCGGCGTCTTCACGACGCCCGACGCCAACCCGCTCGACGTCGCCGAACGCGTGCGCAACGAATTGCCGAACATCCAGGCCGACCTGCCCAAGAGCATGGAAGCGGTCATGGTCTACGATTCGAGCAAGTTCATCGACGCCTCCATCGAGGAGGTGTTCAAGACCATCGGCGAGGCGGCGGCGATCATCATCCTCGTCATCCTGCTCTCGCTGGGCTCGTTCCGCTCGATCGTCATCCCCATCGTGACGATCCCGCTGTCGCTGTTCGGCGTGTGCTTCTTCCTCTATATGCTCGGCTACTCGCTGAACACGCTCACCCTGCTCGCCATGGTGCTCGCGATCAGCCTGGTGGTCGACGACGCCATCGTGGTGGTGGAGAACATCCACCGCCATATCGAGGAGGGGCTGAAGCCCATTCCGGCGGCGATCAAGGGCATGCAGGAGATCTTCGGGCCCATCGTCGCCATGACGATCACGCTGGCCGCCGTCTATGCCCCGATCGGCTTCACGGAAGGGCTGACCGGCGCGCTGTTCCGCGAATTCGCCTTCACGCTCGCCGGCGCAGTCATCCTCTCCGGCGTGGTGGCGGTCACGCTGTCGCCCATGATGTCGTCGCGGCTTCTGAAGGCCCATGGCGAGGCCGGGGCGAGCCGCTTCCAGCGCATCGTGGACGCGACCTTCGACTGGCTCGCGACGCGCTATTCGCGCCTGCTCCACGGCTCGCTCAACTACCGCGCGGTCACGCTGTTCATGGTCGTCGCGCTTCTCGGCACCTCCGTCTTCCTGTTCATGAAGACATCGTCGGAGCTGGCGCCCGACGAGGACCGCGGCGCCATGTTCTCGCTCGTCAATGCGCCGCAATATGCGACACCCGACTACACGGCCATGTTCGTCGACCGCTTCCGCCCGCTGACCGTCGATATCCCGGAGATCGACACGACCTTCTCCGTGGTCGGCGAGGATGGCGGCGGCACGGGCTTCGCCGGCTGGACCCTCAAGCCCTGGGCGGAGCGCGAGCGCGGCCAGGCGGAGCTCCAGCAGGAGGTCCAGGCGCGCATCAACACCGTGGCCGGCGTCCAGGCCTTCGTCTTCGCCCCGCCGTCGCTGCCGGGCACGGGCGACGGCATGCCGGTGCAGCTCGTGCTGCGCTCCACCGGCAATGCCGCCCAGGTCTACGAGGTGGCCGAGTCGGTCAAGGGCGAGGCGATGAAGACGGGCAAGTTCCTGGTGGTCCAGAACTCCGTCTCCTACACCTCGCCGCGTGCCCGCGTCTCCATCGACCGGGACCGGGCGACCGCGCTCGGCGTGTCGGCCCGCGACATCGGCACCACGCTCAACGTGCTGCTCGGCGAGGGCCAGATCGCCAAGTTCGACCGCGACAACCGCAGCTACGACATCATCCCGCAGGTGGCGCGCGCCGACCGGTTCAACCCGGAGAGCATGGGCAAGTACTATGTCCGCTCCACGACCGGCGGCATGGTGCCCCTGTCGGCGGTGGTGAAGATCAAGACGGTCGCCGCGCCGCAGGCCATCGAGGAGTTCAACCAGCTCACCTCCGCGACGCTGCAGGCGCTGCCGCGCCCCGGCGTGACCACCGACGAGGCGCTCCAGACGCTGGAGACCCTCGCGCGACAGGCGATGCCGGGCGGCTTCTTCATCGACTATGCCGGCCAGTCGCGCCTGTCGATCGAGGCGGGCAACGCGCTCGCCATCGCCTTCGGGCTCGCCGTCATCGTCATCTATCTGGTGCTCGCCGCCCAGTTCGAGAGCTTCCGCGATCCGTTCATCATCATGATGTCGGTCCCCCTGTCGATCTTCGGCGCGCTGATCCCGCTCAATCTCGGCGTCGGCACGCTCAACATCTATACGCAGGTCGGGCTGATCACGCTGGTCGGGCTCATCACCAAGCACGGCATCTTGATGGTCGAGTTCGCCAACGAGCTGCGCGGCCAGGGAATGGACCGGCGCCAGGCCATCGAGGAGGCTGCGCGCGTGCGCCTGCGCCCGATCCTGATGACCACGGCGGCCATGGTGCTCGGCGTCACGCCGTTGCTCTATGCCTCAGGCGCGGGCGCGGCGGCGCGCTTCTCCATCGGCCTCGTCATCTCGTCCGGCATGGCGGTCGGCACGCTCTTCACCCTCTTCGTCGTGCCGATGTTCTACACCTTCATCGCCCGCAAGGCGGCCCGGCCCGCCGACGACGACGAGACTGAAGCCGTGCCCGAACCGGCACGGTAGCCAAGACCAGGCGGCTCCCGGACAGGGGAGCCGCCTTTTTTGTCTCGTCGGACCCCGATCCGTTTCCCTTCGTGATCGCCGGGCCCGTCCCGGCACCCCCATCGGGCGCTCGCGACACATGGCGAAGCCGCATGGATGCCCGGGACGAGCCCGGGCATGACGCGGGAAGAGAGGCCCGGACTGCTCCCGAGACCGTCGGGCGTCGGTCAGCGCCCCCTGGGCTCCCGCCTTCGCGGGAGCGAGCGGGGGAGGCGCTGGCCCTTGCCTTGGCCCTTACCCCGTTCTCTCTCTCCCGGTCATCCCCGCGAAGGCGGGGATCCAGAGCGTCGGGTCAGGAGGGAGCGGCCCGACCGCTACCCGTCCCGGCGCAAAGTGTCGGGACCCCGATCCGTTTCCCTTCGTGATCGCCGGGCCCGTCCCGGCACCCCCATCGGGCGCTCGCGACACATGGCGAAGCCGCATGGATGCCCGGGACGAGCCCGGGCATGACGCGGGAAGAGAGGCCCGGACTGCTCCCGAGACCGCCGAGCGTCGGTCAACGCCCCCTGGGCTCCCGCCTTCGCGGGAGCGAGCGGGGGGAGGCGCTGGCCCTTACCCTTGCCCCGTTTCTCTCCCGGTCATCCCCGCGAAGGCGGGGATCCAGAGCGCCGGGTGAGAGGGGAGCGGCCCGACCGCAACCCGTCTCGGCGCAAAGTGTCGGGACCCCGATCCGTTTCCCTTCGTGATCGCCAGGCCCGTCCCGGCACTCCATCGGGCGCCCGCGACACATGGCGAGGCCGCATGGATGCCCGGGACGAGCCCGGGCATGACGCGGGAAGAGAGGCCCAGCCCGCTCCCGAGACTGTCGAGCGTCGGTCAGCGCCCGCTGGGCTCCCGCCTTCGCGGGAGCGAGCGAAGCCATTGCCCCTGCCCCGTTTCTCTCCCGGTCATCCCCGCGAAGGCGGGGATCCAGAGCGTCGGGTCAGGAGGGAGCGGCCCGACCGCAAACCGCCCCGGCGCAAGGAGCCGGGAACCCGATCCGTTTCTCTCCCCGTTATTCCGGTTCCGGCTGTGCCTCATAGGCGCGCAGGACCGGTGCGGGGTCGAAGGGGGCGTCCGCGGAACCGTCGGCCAGCGCGCGGGCCCAGCCGACGAGGTCGCGGCGCCGGTGTTCGCGCAGATGGGCGGCGGTGGCGTGGAAGCGGGCGACGAGCTCGTCCCATGTCCATGGGTCCTCCGGGTCGCCCTTGCGGAAGCGCCGCTCGTGCTCGCGTGTCGAACCGTCGCGAAAGCGGACGGCGATCCTTGTGGGGCGCTCGTTCGGGAAGGCGCGGGTGAAGGCGTCGACCTCCACGAGGCGGATGCGGCCGGCGAGCGCGGCGATATCCTCGCGCGCGAGGAGGGCGGGGGTCAGGGTGGCGATATCGAGCCCGCCCGCGACGATCAGCGCGGCCACGCAGAAGGCGGTCGAGAACTTGGCCTCTTCCACCGTTTGCGGCGCACGCCGGTCGGCGATCTCGACCTGGGCGGCATAGGTCTCCACCGCGATCTCCGCAATGTCGTCGGCCATGAGCGCGCCGTCCCGCGCCAGGGCCGCGACCGCGTCGAGCGTCGGGTGCATCTGGCCGCAGACGGGCCAGGCCTTGATCGTCGCCGTCTCCACCGCGAGCCCTTGCGGCAGGGGCGCCAGAGATCGGGCCGTGCGGTCGAGCCACCAGGCGCGCAAGGCCCCCTTCTTCCCCTCGAGGATATGGCGTGCGCCCGGTATGCCGGCCCGGGCGAGATGCGCCGCGGTCAGGCCGTTGCGGGCGGCGGTCGCGGCGTGGAAGGCCTTCGCGTCGCTCAAGCCCTCCTCGGCGAACTGCCAGAGCCCCGCGGCCTGTGTGCCCGCATGGCCGAAGGCGGAGAGGGTCGCGGCCTCGCCGAGCCCCATCGCGCGGGCCGCCGCCGCGGCGGCGCCGAAGCTTCCCGCCGTCGCGGTCGTGTGGTGAACCCCATAGTGCTCCGGCCCGAGCAGCGCGCCGACCCGCACGCCGGCCTCGTAGCCCGCTGTGACGGCTGCGGCGACATCGCCGAGCGACAGCGGCCGGTCCGCCGCGAGAGCGAGCACGACCGGCCAGACCGTGATGCCCGGATGCATCATGGCGGCGCGGTGGCCATCGTCGATCTCGTCGAGATGGGAGAGGGCGGCAGCCGTCATGGCGCGCGCTTCCGGGCCGTTCCCGCCCGCGCCCGCCTCCATTGCCGCGCGATAGGGGGCGGCGAGCCGGTGGCGCCCGCCGGCGATGGCCGCGCCCGCCCAGTCGATGAGAGAGAAGGCGACGCGCTCGCGCGTGCGGGCGGCGAGCGCCCCGCCGTCGAGCCGCGCGGTCCAGCCGGCGAGGGGGGCGAGCCAGGGGCGGTCTTCGTCAGTCGTCATTGCTCACTCCGTTCGAGAGGACGCCATCCTGACCCGCGCGGCGGCCAGGCGGAAAGGTTTTTCGTCCATCCGCCCTTTGCCGCGCCATATTGGGTTGACATTCTCTTTATTTGGATGATATTGGAATATTTATGCTACTAGATGACATTGATAAAAAACTTCTTGCCATAATGCAAGAGGATGCTAGCCTTTCCGTCGCGCAGTTAGCCGAGCGTGTGGGGCTGACCACGACGCCATGCTGGCGTCGGCTCCAGCGCCTCGAGCGGGAGGGATATATCCGCGCGCGGGTCGCCTTGCTCGATCCCCAGAAGCTGGGGCTCGGCCTGTCGGTCTTCGTGCTGATCCGGACGGCCCATCATACGGCCGACTGGCTGGAGCAGTTCTCGCGCACCGTCTCCGCATTCCCGGAGGTGGTGGAGGTCAACCGTCTCGCCGGCGAATACGACTATCTGCTGCGCGTCGTCACGCGCGATATCGCGTCGTACGACCGGTTCTACAAAAGGCTGATCGAGGCGGTGGACCTGAGCGATGTCACCTCAAGCTTCTCAATGGAAGAGATCAAATACGCAACGGCCCTGCCGCTCGACGAGCACTGACGCGCTTCTCGCCCGCATCCGCGACGGCCTTCTCGGTGCCGGCGCGGCGGTGCCCGGCCCCTTCGGCGCGAAACCCCTCGTCTATGCCGACTACACCGCATCGGGCCGGTCGCTCGCCTTTCTCGAGACGGCGATTGCCGAGCGCGTCCTGCCCTATTACGCCAACACCCATACGGAGACCTCCTATACCGGCCGGCAGTCCACCCGGCTGCGCGAGGGCGCGCGCGAGGCGGTGCGCCGCGGCGTCGGCGCGGACGGGCGCCATGCGGTGATCTTCGCCGGCTCCGGCGCGACCGGCGCGGTCGACCGGCTGGTGCAGGTGCTGGGGCTCAAGGCGCCGGAGGGCCTGCGCGCCGCGGTGCCGGAGCGCGACAGGCCCGTGGTCTTCGTCGGCCCCTACGAGCATCATTCCAACGAGCTGCCCTGGCGGGAATCCATTGCCCGGGTCGTGCGCATTCCGCTCGGCGCGGATGGCCGGCCCTGCCTGTCGGCACTGGAGGAGGCGCTCGCCGCCCATGCCGACCGGCCGCTCAAGGTGGGCGCGTTCTCCGCCGCCTCGAACGTGACCGGCATCAGGACCGACCTCGACGCCATTGCGCGGGCCATGCACGCCCATGGCGGTATCGTGGTCTGCGACTATGCTGCGGGCGGGCCCTACATGCCCATCCGCATGGTCGAGAGCGCCCCCGGCGCCGGCGACCACAAGGACGCGGCGGTGATCTCGCCGCACAAATTCGTCGGCGGCCCCGGCACGCCCGGCATCTTGGTCGCCGACCGCGCGCTCTTCGCAAACAGCGTGCCGGCGGTCTCCGGCGGCGGCACGGTGAGCTACGTCACCGCCGACAGCCATTGCTATGTCCGCGATCCCGAGCGGCGGGAGGAGGCGGGCACGCCGGGCATCGTGGAAAGCATCCGGGCGGGCCTCGTCTTCCAGCTCAAGCAGGATGTCGGCACGGAGGCGATCGCGGAGCGCGAGGCGCTCTTCGTCCGCCGCGCCCTGGAGGCCTGGGGTGGCGAGCCGGCCATCGCGCTTCTCGGGCCGGAGGATGCCGACCGGCTCGCGATCTTCTCCTTCAACATCCGGGTCGGGGGGAAGTGCCTGCACCACAATTTCGTGGTGGCGCTGCTCAACGACCTCTTCGGCATCCAGGCGCGCGGCGGGTGCTCCTGCGCCGGGCCCTATGCGCACGATCTGCTGGGGCTCGCATGCGAGGATGCCCGGCGGCACGAGGCGCTTGTCGGGCGCGGTCTCGGCCTGTTCCGCCCCGGCTGGGCCCGGCTCGGCTTCAACTTCTTCCTGGACGAGGCGGAGGCCGACTACATTGTCCGCGCCGTGCTGTTCGTCGCGCGCCACGGGGCGCGGTTCCTGGCGTCCTACCGGCCCGATCCGGCGACGGGGGTGTGGATGCACAGCGCGGGCAAGCCCCCGGCGACGCTGGAGTTTGCTGATCTGTGCGCCGCCTGGCGCGGCGGGGATGAGGTGGCGGCGGGCCGGGAACGCGCTCCGGATTATGAAACCTGCCTTGCCGCCGCGCACGATGCGGCGCATATGACGGGGCCGGCGCCGGAGCGCGTCGTTCTGGACGAGGAGGCGGAGGCCGCGAGATGGTTCTGGATGCCCCATGAGGCAGGAGAGCTCATGGCCGGGGTCGGCGATGGCGCCCGGTGATGCCGCATATTCGGTGGCGCTCGACCGGGAGGGGCTGACCGCCTTTCCCGCGCTCGAGGAGGTCGAGCGCGACGGCTGGTTCTTCCGGGCGTCCGGCGGGCTCAACCGGCGCGTCGATTCCGCCACCGTGCACAATCCCGATATGGCAAGCCTCGGAGACCGTCTCCGGAACGTTTCCGCCTTTTACGCGGAACGGTCCCAGGACAGTCTCGTGCGCGTTCCCGCGCTGTGGCCGGATTTCGAATTCGCGCTCGCCGCGCAAGGCTGGCGGCGCTTCCGGCCCTGCCTCGTCCTGGAGCGGCCGCTCGGCGACCATGCGGGGCCGCCGGCGCCCGGTGCGCTCAAGGAGGTGCCGCTGGAGCGCTGGGTCTCGGTCCTGACCGCGGCGGGCGGCGTGAAACCCGGCAACGAGGCGGCCTTCCGCGCGATCCAGGACCGGCTCTCGGCACCGGCCCACCGGTTCGTATGGGCCGGAGATGACGGCGAGCCCCGGGGCGCGGCCATGCTGGTGCGCACCGGGCAGCGCGCCGGCCTGCTCAACATGATCGTTCACCCGCAAGCCCGCGGGCAGGGGATCTCGCGCCGGATCATGGAGGGCCTTCATGGCTGGGCCAGGGCGCAGGGATTGTCCGGCCTCTGGCTCCAGGTGTTCGAGGAAAACACGCCCGCCATCCGGCTTTATCGCAGCGAGGGGTGGCTTTTCCGGTACCGCTACTGGTACTGGGAACCCATTATCTGATCGACAGACACGGGAGGATATCGGTCGATATGTCTATCTGGAAAACCATGGTCGCCGGGGTTGCCGCACTCACCATCGCCGGCGCGGCGCATGCGGCGGACTACCCGACGAAGGACATCACCATCATCGTGCCGTTCAAGCCGGGCGGCGCGGTCGACACCACCTCGCGCATCATCGCGGAGGCTTCCAAGGGCTACATGGACGGCGTGGAGCTGAAGGTGGAGAACCGCGACGGCGGCAGCGGCGTCGTCGGCCAGACCTACGCGGCCAACGCCACGCCCGACGGCTACACGGTGCTCGCCATGACGAGCTCGGTCGTCACCAATCCCGAGCTCAAGGGCGCGAGCTACAAGGTCTCCGACTTCACGCCGGTCGCGCTCTACACGCTCGACCCGGAGGTGATCGCGGTTCCCGCCGGCTCGCCGTTCAAGACCATCGAGGACTTCATCGCCGCGGCCAAGGAGCGCAAGCTCAACATCGTCAATTCCGGCATTGGCACCTCTCATCACATGGCGGGGCTCGCCATCGAGAACGGCTCCGGGCTGACCTTCAACTACGTCAATACACGCGGCTTCGGCGACCAGCTCCAGGCGGTGCTGGGCGGCCATGTGGACGCCGCGCTGTGGCCCTATGGCGAGGCCAAGCAGCATGCCGATGCGGGCTCCATCCGCATTCTCGCCGTCGCGCTCGATGACCGCATGGAGGCCCTGCCGGACGTGCCGACCTGGGATGAGGCCGGTCTCGGCGTCGAGGCCTGGACGACCTTCCGCGGCTGGGGCGTGCCGAAGGGAACGCCGGACGAGGCGGTGGCCTATCTCGCCGATCTCCTCCAGCAGGTGAGCGAGGACGAGGGCTATATCGAGAAGATAACCGACGCCGGCTATCCGC from the Kaustia mangrovi genome contains:
- a CDS encoding TetR/AcrR family transcriptional regulator, which gives rise to MDTKQRKPRGRPSSRLQILDAAETVVFEVGANHLTLEAVADRAGISKGGLLYHFPTKEALLQAMLRRFIEEHHARRNELCARLPCTPDAQFRALIATKLEKDIGDDCQMAQSMLAASAESPQLLDPVREAHDCENAILRQARDPDLARLLWLATEGLMVTEMLAMNPFSAAERASVISLIERLADTMCRPDSPTPPPQQ
- a CDS encoding GNAT family N-acetyltransferase, coding for MAPGDAAYSVALDREGLTAFPALEEVERDGWFFRASGGLNRRVDSATVHNPDMASLGDRLRNVSAFYAERSQDSLVRVPALWPDFEFALAAQGWRRFRPCLVLERPLGDHAGPPAPGALKEVPLERWVSVLTAAGGVKPGNEAAFRAIQDRLSAPAHRFVWAGDDGEPRGAAMLVRTGQRAGLLNMIVHPQARGQGISRRIMEGLHGWARAQGLSGLWLQVFEENTPAIRLYRSEGWLFRYRYWYWEPII
- a CDS encoding efflux RND transporter permease subunit — encoded protein: MSFTELFIRRPVLATVVSLMILLLGAQGLMKLSVREYPEVKDTVITVTTTYAGAGSELMQGFITTPIAKAVSSAEGVDYVTSKSMPSTSTVSVHMRLNTDPDSALTEVISKVQEVRGELPEEADDPIIQKGTGQQFALMYLAFSSPEMTPQQITEYLTRVIQPRMATIEGVGEAQILGGQTFAMRIWLDPVLLASRGVTAADVVEAVRGANFLSAPGKTQSDLVAYAVETETTLQTPEAFGALPLRNNGDEIVRLRDVARVELGAESTDVKVSFNGLKGVFIGVFTTPDANPLDVAERVRNELPNIQADLPKSMEAVMVYDSSKFIDASIEEVFKTIGEAAAIIILVILLSLGSFRSIVIPIVTIPLSLFGVCFFLYMLGYSLNTLTLLAMVLAISLVVDDAIVVVENIHRHIEEGLKPIPAAIKGMQEIFGPIVAMTITLAAVYAPIGFTEGLTGALFREFAFTLAGAVILSGVVAVTLSPMMSSRLLKAHGEAGASRFQRIVDATFDWLATRYSRLLHGSLNYRAVTLFMVVALLGTSVFLFMKTSSELAPDEDRGAMFSLVNAPQYATPDYTAMFVDRFRPLTVDIPEIDTTFSVVGEDGGGTGFAGWTLKPWAERERGQAELQQEVQARINTVAGVQAFVFAPPSLPGTGDGMPVQLVLRSTGNAAQVYEVAESVKGEAMKTGKFLVVQNSVSYTSPRARVSIDRDRATALGVSARDIGTTLNVLLGEGQIAKFDRDNRSYDIIPQVARADRFNPESMGKYYVRSTTGGMVPLSAVVKIKTVAAPQAIEEFNQLTSATLQALPRPGVTTDEALQTLETLARQAMPGGFFIDYAGQSRLSIEAGNALAIAFGLAVIVIYLVLAAQFESFRDPFIIMMSVPLSIFGALIPLNLGVGTLNIYTQVGLITLVGLITKHGILMVEFANELRGQGMDRRQAIEEAARVRLRPILMTTAAMVLGVTPLLYASGAGAAARFSIGLVISSGMAVGTLFTLFVVPMFYTFIARKAARPADDDETEAVPEPAR
- a CDS encoding aminotransferase class V-fold PLP-dependent enzyme, whose translation is MSPQASQWKRSNTQRPCRSTSTDALLARIRDGLLGAGAAVPGPFGAKPLVYADYTASGRSLAFLETAIAERVLPYYANTHTETSYTGRQSTRLREGAREAVRRGVGADGRHAVIFAGSGATGAVDRLVQVLGLKAPEGLRAAVPERDRPVVFVGPYEHHSNELPWRESIARVVRIPLGADGRPCLSALEEALAAHADRPLKVGAFSAASNVTGIRTDLDAIARAMHAHGGIVVCDYAAGGPYMPIRMVESAPGAGDHKDAAVISPHKFVGGPGTPGILVADRALFANSVPAVSGGGTVSYVTADSHCYVRDPERREEAGTPGIVESIRAGLVFQLKQDVGTEAIAEREALFVRRALEAWGGEPAIALLGPEDADRLAIFSFNIRVGGKCLHHNFVVALLNDLFGIQARGGCSCAGPYAHDLLGLACEDARRHEALVGRGLGLFRPGWARLGFNFFLDEAEADYIVRAVLFVARHGARFLASYRPDPATGVWMHSAGKPPATLEFADLCAAWRGGDEVAAGRERAPDYETCLAAAHDAAHMTGPAPERVVLDEEAEAARWFWMPHEAGELMAGVGDGAR
- a CDS encoding MmgE/PrpD family protein yields the protein MTTDEDRPWLAPLAGWTARLDGGALAARTRERVAFSLIDWAGAAIAGGRHRLAAPYRAAMEAGAGGNGPEARAMTAAALSHLDEIDDGHRAAMMHPGITVWPVVLALAADRPLSLGDVAAAVTAGYEAGVRVGALLGPEHYGVHHTTATAGSFGAAAAAARAMGLGEAATLSAFGHAGTQAAGLWQFAEEGLSDAKAFHAATAARNGLTAAHLARAGIPGARHILEGKKGALRAWWLDRTARSLAPLPQGLAVETATIKAWPVCGQMHPTLDAVAALARDGALMADDIAEIAVETYAAQVEIADRRAPQTVEEAKFSTAFCVAALIVAGGLDIATLTPALLAREDIAALAGRIRLVEVDAFTRAFPNERPTRIAVRFRDGSTREHERRFRKGDPEDPWTWDELVARFHATAAHLREHRRRDLVGWARALADGSADAPFDPAPVLRAYEAQPEPE
- a CDS encoding Lrp/AsnC family transcriptional regulator, whose amino-acid sequence is MLLDDIDKKLLAIMQEDASLSVAQLAERVGLTTTPCWRRLQRLEREGYIRARVALLDPQKLGLGLSVFVLIRTAHHTADWLEQFSRTVSAFPEVVEVNRLAGEYDYLLRVVTRDIASYDRFYKRLIEAVDLSDVTSSFSMEEIKYATALPLDEH
- a CDS encoding efflux RND transporter periplasmic adaptor subunit, with protein sequence MIKRFIIVFILLVLVCGGLIGFNIVRDQKIAEFFANMPPQAVAVSATEVETGEWRPGIEAVGTVKAVRGVDLGAETSGVVRSVNFSSNDRVSAGEVLVQLDDEVEKAQIPGAEAALKNAQSHLKRIRNLRDKAVATESDLDSAVNSVAAARSELERLRAVVAQKAIKAPFDGVAGIPRIDVGQYVQPGTVIATFQDLDRLRVDFTVPERDAGLLSMGQSVRFGAEEGELAYDGRITGIDPKVDPSTRLVSVRAELDTPENGLLPGQFVFVRVQLDTEPDIIALPQSTVITSLYGDYVYVLVPAGPEGQSAAADEGASEGGGLVGTAEASEQGASGQPETYKADQVFVKVGRRNQGTIEVLSGLKPGQTVVTSGQNKLQNGSLATVNNEIDPKMTGVAGSAQ